One Vibrio sp. 16 genomic window carries:
- a CDS encoding methyltransferase, with the protein MKTELTLHQRTLSLHRFPKRNNEPLQAWDAGDEYLINHVEELALAHGKNVLILNDHFGALSCWFSQRHQVTMMSDSFISHQATLANLEQNQCNPITMASTFDPIPKDVDLVLMQLPKSNRHLIWLLTQLRLALPADVPVIAVNKAKEIHTSTLKLFEKYLGATTTSLAWKKHRLVFANANSPKALDVEPFTSWQVEEHDIQLDNLPNVYSGESLDLGARFMLPNLPTGLGNKRVIDLGCGNGVLSVKLAQLNPDITLTCVDESFMATHSAQRNLDKNVPNGTNAKCLTNNCLDGFEAHSADLVVCNPPFHQQQAITDHIAWQMFCDAKHVLSTGGQLLVIGNRHLGYDGKLARLFGKSNVKQVAANKKFVILQATK; encoded by the coding sequence ATGAAAACTGAGCTTACGTTACATCAGCGCACCCTTTCTCTCCATCGATTCCCTAAACGAAACAACGAACCCCTTCAAGCATGGGATGCTGGCGACGAATATCTCATCAATCATGTTGAAGAATTAGCTCTTGCTCATGGCAAGAATGTATTGATTCTTAATGATCATTTTGGCGCATTAAGTTGTTGGTTCTCACAAAGACATCAGGTGACGATGATGAGTGACTCATTCATTTCTCATCAAGCAACGTTGGCCAATCTAGAACAAAATCAATGCAACCCAATCACGATGGCCTCAACGTTTGATCCGATTCCTAAAGATGTCGATCTTGTTTTGATGCAATTGCCAAAAAGCAATCGTCATCTCATCTGGCTGTTAACGCAATTAAGGCTCGCTCTACCCGCCGATGTGCCCGTTATTGCGGTTAACAAAGCCAAAGAGATCCATACCTCGACGCTAAAACTGTTCGAGAAATATTTGGGGGCGACGACAACTTCCCTCGCTTGGAAAAAACATCGCTTAGTCTTTGCCAACGCCAATTCACCAAAGGCTTTGGATGTTGAGCCATTTACCTCGTGGCAAGTCGAGGAACACGATATTCAGCTTGATAACTTACCAAACGTTTATTCCGGAGAGAGTCTCGATCTCGGCGCCCGTTTTATGTTGCCTAATCTACCGACAGGACTTGGCAACAAGCGAGTGATTGATCTCGGCTGTGGCAATGGGGTGTTGTCCGTGAAGCTTGCGCAGCTCAATCCTGACATCACGCTGACCTGTGTTGACGAAAGCTTTATGGCGACACACTCGGCGCAGCGTAATCTAGATAAGAATGTTCCAAACGGCACAAATGCCAAATGTCTAACCAACAACTGTTTAGATGGATTTGAAGCCCACAGCGCCGATCTTGTCGTTTGCAACCCACCTTTTCATCAACAACAAGCCATTACCGATCATATCGCTTGGCAAATGTTCTGTGATGCAAAGCATGTTCTCAGTACTGGTGGGCAATTATTAGTTATCGGTAACCGTCACCTCGGCTACGATGGAAAGTTAGCAAGGCTGTTTGGTAAGTCGAACGTTAAGCAAGTTGCGGCAAACAAGAAATTTGTTATTTTACAAGCAACTAAATAG
- a CDS encoding YajG family lipoprotein produces the protein MRKLVLAASMALLTACAAPQQEQINFMPKAVLSNGDLVQDATFSLTSKDVRSAQYVALVDSGRSNIEPIHSKQNVRISIENALLEQFQSQGFRNTVTSENSIQIEVQEALVSVKHTIMENEMDGKVVIEITAENPQGKLVKTYTGTAKRTGALSASNEDIEVVLSDVVNLVLQEVANDRELQNYMQERF, from the coding sequence ATGAGAAAACTGGTTTTAGCCGCATCAATGGCACTTCTCACTGCGTGCGCAGCTCCTCAACAAGAACAAATCAACTTTATGCCAAAAGCGGTATTGAGTAATGGTGATCTCGTTCAAGATGCGACATTTAGCTTGACCAGCAAGGATGTTCGCTCAGCACAATATGTCGCACTCGTTGACAGTGGCCGTTCTAACATTGAACCGATTCATTCAAAGCAGAACGTACGTATTTCGATCGAAAATGCCCTACTCGAACAGTTCCAGTCACAAGGGTTTAGAAACACAGTAACCAGCGAAAACAGCATTCAAATTGAAGTGCAAGAAGCGTTGGTTTCCGTAAAACACACCATCATGGAAAACGAAATGGATGGTAAAGTGGTGATCGAAATTACCGCAGAAAACCCACAAGGCAAATTAGTTAAGACATACACGGGGACTGCGAAGCGTACTGGCGCGTTGAGTGCGTCTAACGAAGATATCGAAGTCGTTCTTTCAGATGTCGTCAACCTAGTGTTACAAGAAGTGGCGAATGATCGTGAGCTGCAAAACTACATGCAGGAGCGTTTCTAA
- a CDS encoding peptidylprolyl isomerase: MGKFAIASLALFTSLVFAGPKVEFGTTMGSFTIELNEERAPITVKNFIRYVEDGSYVGTQFHRVIPGFMAQGGGFDKEMNMVPTYAPIKNEASNGLKNQAATVAMARTNDPNSATRQFFINFVDNNFLDYDQRPPGYAVFGKVTDGFNIIQDMSQKRTHSVGRYRDVPVEPIIITSATLIR, encoded by the coding sequence ATGGGAAAATTTGCGATAGCCTCTTTAGCGCTTTTTACCAGCTTGGTGTTTGCTGGCCCTAAAGTCGAATTTGGTACCACAATGGGATCGTTTACCATTGAACTGAACGAAGAACGTGCGCCGATTACAGTAAAGAACTTTATTCGTTACGTTGAAGATGGCAGCTATGTCGGTACTCAATTCCACCGCGTTATCCCAGGCTTTATGGCTCAAGGTGGTGGTTTTGATAAAGAGATGAACATGGTGCCAACGTACGCACCAATTAAAAACGAAGCGTCAAACGGTTTGAAGAACCAAGCGGCTACCGTTGCAATGGCTCGTACCAACGATCCAAATTCGGCCACTCGCCAATTCTTCATTAATTTCGTCGACAACAACTTCCTCGACTATGATCAACGCCCACCGGGTTACGCCGTATTTGGTAAAGTCACTGACGGGTTCAATATCATTCAAGACATGAGCCAAAAACGCACTCATTCGGTTGGACGTTATCGTGATGTACCTGTTGAACCTATCATCATCACCAGCGCAACTCTCATTCGTTAA